A window from Candidatus Zixiibacteriota bacterium encodes these proteins:
- a CDS encoding prohibitin family protein gives MSKTQRMFLPLVLIALFAVGMVGCGSQIPSGHRGVFYYKFGGGTELGKIYDEGFIWHLPWNSMFVYKTQLQENKEGLTVLSSDGATIQLEVSILYRPLANHIDSLQVSIGPNYYNVSIAPSIRTIARTVAGRYKPEEIYSTKREEMGAAIVSEMQAAMADKFLEIENVLIRDVKIPAKITEAINFKLTADQEAQRKMFEIEKEKLEADRKRVEAKGIADFQKIVATGITPSYLKWKGIEATLTLAESQNSKVVIIGSGKDGMPLILGGDK, from the coding sequence ATGTCCAAAACTCAACGCATGTTCTTGCCGCTGGTGTTGATTGCTCTGTTCGCAGTCGGCATGGTAGGTTGTGGATCGCAAATCCCATCCGGTCATCGCGGCGTGTTCTATTACAAATTCGGAGGGGGAACCGAGCTCGGCAAGATCTACGATGAAGGCTTTATCTGGCACCTGCCGTGGAACAGCATGTTCGTCTACAAGACCCAGCTTCAGGAAAACAAAGAAGGGCTGACCGTGCTGTCCTCGGATGGCGCCACCATTCAGCTAGAGGTGTCAATACTGTATCGACCGCTGGCCAATCACATCGACTCGCTCCAGGTTTCTATCGGACCGAACTACTATAATGTCTCGATAGCACCATCGATTCGGACAATTGCCCGAACCGTGGCCGGGCGGTACAAACCGGAGGAGATTTACTCGACCAAACGTGAGGAGATGGGAGCCGCGATTGTCTCTGAGATGCAGGCGGCCATGGCCGACAAGTTCCTTGAGATTGAGAACGTGCTGATCCGGGATGTAAAGATTCCGGCTAAGATCACCGAGGCGATCAACTTCAAACTGACCGCCGACCAGGAAGCACAACGGAAGATGTTCGAGATTGAAAAGGAGAAACTGGAGGCCGACCGAAAACGGGTCGAGGCGAAGGGTATCGCCGACTTCCAGAAGATTGTCGCGACCGGTATCACGCCATCATACTTGAAATGGAAGGGTATCGAGGCTACTTTAACGCTGGCTGAGTCCCAGAATTCCAAGGTGGTCATAATCGGTAGCGGCAAAGACGGCATGCCGCTGATTCTGGGTGGTGACAAGTAG